A window from Methylocystis sp. MJC1 encodes these proteins:
- a CDS encoding virB8 family protein: MQTNERQNGSDEDPVERSYYRDGERWEQEVYRKVALSRDVWRIVAVCLGAGVAVALGVLWELVPLKSTEVVVLQVDKTTGFTQIARPLEEGGPISERDAVTQAFIVRYIRARETYDPPALRDNFELASLLSCCAAAKELQELYSGSNPKNPMKLWGIQTRVSVYVKSVNFLTDQWKTDPRTPGTAAVRFETTRRGEHGERVTEHWFANVRFRYTAEPLKNEWRYDNPLGFQVIEYRKDQESVAPTVAGGVR, from the coding sequence ATGCAAACCAATGAGCGACAGAACGGGTCTGACGAAGATCCGGTTGAGAGGTCTTACTATCGCGACGGCGAGCGGTGGGAGCAGGAAGTCTACCGGAAGGTAGCGCTGTCCCGCGACGTGTGGCGAATTGTGGCGGTATGCCTCGGCGCGGGAGTCGCCGTCGCTCTCGGCGTGCTCTGGGAGCTGGTCCCGTTGAAATCGACTGAGGTTGTCGTCCTCCAAGTCGATAAGACGACGGGCTTCACACAGATCGCCCGGCCGCTCGAAGAAGGGGGACCGATTTCTGAACGCGATGCCGTGACGCAAGCTTTCATCGTGCGTTATATCCGGGCGCGCGAGACCTATGATCCGCCCGCGCTGCGAGACAATTTCGAGCTTGCCTCTTTGCTGTCGTGCTGTGCGGCGGCAAAAGAGTTGCAGGAGCTATATTCGGGTTCAAACCCGAAAAACCCTATGAAGCTTTGGGGTATTCAGACTCGCGTGAGCGTGTACGTCAAGTCTGTGAATTTCCTCACGGACCAATGGAAGACCGATCCACGGACGCCGGGGACCGCCGCGGTGCGGTTTGAAACGACGCGGCGCGGTGAGCATGGCGAGCGCGTCACTGAGCATTGGTTCGCCAACGTCAGATTTCGTTACACCGCCGAGCCGCTCAAGAACGAGTGGCGATATGACAACCCGCTTGGCTTTCAGGTCATTGAATACCGCAAGGACCAAGAAAGCGTAGCGCCGACCGTCGCGGGAGGCGTCCGGTGA
- a CDS encoding lytic transglycosylase domain-containing protein, whose protein sequence is MKITYFSCVCACLILSPSAAIADKAPRKAVRAIDPGQCMPGPDSETIRGLVKNEASQQGVDVKLALAIVEAESSSGVNLNSERGARGPMQVIPETAVRYGVTNLCNPNENIRAGVSYLKDLSDEFNANVLLVAAAYNAGPERVYEARGVPAISETVRFVASVTNAYWGFGTHVSRKGGRVKTASAAVAPTDGAGKDAGGLTWIGGSVLYVEEGVKNDEK, encoded by the coding sequence ATGAAAATCACTTATTTTTCGTGCGTTTGTGCCTGCTTGATTCTGTCCCCGTCCGCTGCGATCGCTGACAAAGCGCCTCGGAAGGCGGTTCGTGCGATTGATCCTGGCCAGTGCATGCCCGGCCCTGACTCCGAGACGATCCGGGGGCTCGTGAAGAACGAGGCGAGCCAACAGGGCGTGGATGTGAAACTCGCGCTTGCAATCGTTGAGGCAGAGTCGTCGAGCGGGGTCAATCTCAACTCTGAACGCGGCGCTCGCGGGCCGATGCAGGTTATACCGGAGACGGCGGTTCGTTACGGGGTAACGAACCTTTGCAACCCCAACGAAAACATCCGCGCAGGCGTCTCCTATTTAAAGGACCTGTCCGACGAGTTTAACGCGAACGTTCTGCTGGTGGCGGCGGCTTACAACGCGGGGCCGGAGCGCGTTTACGAGGCCCGAGGCGTGCCGGCGATCTCTGAAACGGTTCGCTTCGTCGCATCAGTGACCAATGCGTATTGGGGTTTCGGGACGCATGTGTCTCGAAAAGGCGGGCGCGTCAAAACCGCGTCCGCAGCGGTCGCGCCAACCGATGGCGCCGGAAAGGATGCGGGCGGCCTCACGTGGATTGGGGGGTCAGTCCTTTACGTCGAAGAAGGAGTTAAGAACGATGAAAAATAG
- a CDS encoding type IV secretion system protein, with protein MKKVVLIASYFALFSGGAFAQVPVIDNATLTQATQTASNTASIMQTNQQILDTVNQTLQAVTGNRSTDSIAQAALGGGFSMSGAPDFSPILGGSAMAWGNLGQFGNFASQIINGLNLVKSLSGNLSGPLDGTDMAYQGAVNTTGALMGMVSGAQTASKTRSSSFQSAGGQIGSAADIKGSIDQNSQLQVQTGLTINELIGVVNGTNAALNAQQMQELAGASKLANVMTFDPAKMTLVGN; from the coding sequence ATGAAAAAGGTTGTCCTGATCGCGAGCTACTTCGCGCTTTTCTCTGGCGGCGCATTTGCCCAAGTACCAGTTATCGACAATGCGACTCTGACGCAGGCGACACAAACGGCGTCGAACACCGCAAGTATCATGCAAACAAACCAACAGATTTTGGACACTGTAAATCAGACGCTCCAGGCGGTGACAGGCAATCGCTCGACGGACTCGATTGCTCAGGCCGCTCTCGGGGGTGGGTTCTCGATGTCGGGCGCGCCGGACTTCTCGCCGATCCTTGGGGGTTCGGCGATGGCGTGGGGCAATTTGGGGCAGTTCGGAAACTTCGCCTCGCAAATTATCAACGGTCTCAACCTCGTGAAAAGCCTGTCGGGGAACCTGTCCGGTCCATTGGACGGAACGGACATGGCCTATCAAGGTGCGGTGAACACGACAGGCGCGCTTATGGGGATGGTGTCGGGTGCGCAAACTGCGTCGAAGACGCGAAGCTCGTCATTCCAGAGTGCGGGCGGGCAGATCGGTTCTGCGGCAGATATTAAGGGCTCGATCGACCAGAACTCGCAATTGCAGGTCCAGACCGGCCTGACAATTAATGAGTTGATCGGCGTTGTGAACGGAACAAACGCCGCGCTCAACGCGCAGCAAATGCAGGAACTGGCGGGAGCGTCGAAGCTCGCAAACGTGATGACCTTCGATCCGGCAAAAATGACGTTGGTGGGGAACTAA
- a CDS encoding VirB4 family type IV secretion/conjugal transfer ATPase yields the protein MQQWLKRSIKFGSRASLEIPVARHLPFLRHADARTIVTKDGHFVSVVKMGGFCFQTADQAEIDMRLTARNTVIRAMNDSRFAVYSHIVRREVSPTIGGRVDNWFAGELDRRFMASLADKRMFVNDLYFTVIRRGFQGRVGLAESIGKYFRKSLGVDEAEFRREAMQELRDVVSNLEKEFRRYQPRILKAVRRGDAVFSEPCEFFIQLVNGGIPQPVALPRMGLDQYLAPKRVTFGKKAFEIRGASEDETRFGAMLSIKEYPPYSGAGMIDGLLRIPAELIVTQSFSLADRAPVLSLVKKVERQIGASDEAGTEVEEAIATARNELLTNRTVLGEHHLTVQCLGRSLRELDRCLEAANEELQSMGTIVVREDMNAEPCFWAQLPGNFGYIARRALISSRNFCGFASLHNFAVGKADGNRWGPAIAILETTSQTPYYFNFHRRQVGSFTVVGPTGSGKTVALGFLLCEAMRISPRPRVAFFDKDRGADPLIRALGGRYEALIPGRPTGFNPLHVPDTPVDRAFLNALLQFLVRPRDGGDLSAEQQKIVESAVEQVFEIPVRERRFDEVPDLLRGRERASHDDLASRFQVWLKSRGWLFNNATDVWDASNGIFGFDMTLVLEDADIRTAALAYIFHRIESLMDGTPLIMVIDEGWKILDDPKFATFLNDKLKTIRKLNGIIGFGTQSARDIVTAEKGHTLLEQTPTNLFFPNPRADEESHRVRFGLSHQEFKWVKDTSPESRQFLIKHDHDSVIAKLDLSSMQDFVKVLSGNVETVAECEELRERLGDAPEKWLPVFCGWEKESRHAR from the coding sequence GTGCAACAGTGGCTCAAACGTTCAATTAAATTTGGTTCTCGCGCTTCGTTGGAAATTCCTGTCGCGCGTCATTTACCGTTTTTGAGACACGCTGACGCTCGAACGATCGTGACGAAGGACGGTCATTTCGTCAGCGTCGTGAAAATGGGCGGCTTTTGTTTTCAGACCGCAGACCAAGCCGAAATCGACATGCGGTTGACAGCCCGTAACACTGTTATCCGGGCGATGAACGACTCTCGTTTTGCGGTGTATTCGCACATCGTACGGCGAGAGGTGTCCCCGACGATCGGGGGGCGGGTCGACAACTGGTTTGCCGGCGAGCTGGATCGGCGGTTCATGGCGAGCCTCGCCGATAAGCGGATGTTTGTGAATGATCTCTATTTCACGGTCATCCGGCGCGGGTTTCAGGGCCGCGTAGGATTGGCTGAGAGCATTGGAAAATATTTCCGCAAGAGCTTGGGCGTGGATGAGGCCGAGTTCAGGCGTGAGGCGATGCAGGAATTGCGTGATGTCGTCTCTAACCTCGAAAAGGAATTTCGGCGCTATCAACCTCGCATTTTGAAAGCAGTTCGCCGGGGCGATGCGGTGTTCTCCGAGCCCTGCGAGTTCTTCATTCAACTCGTCAACGGGGGCATACCGCAGCCGGTGGCGTTACCGCGGATGGGGTTGGATCAGTACTTGGCCCCAAAGCGGGTGACATTCGGGAAGAAAGCATTCGAGATACGCGGGGCCTCTGAGGATGAAACCCGCTTCGGCGCGATGTTGTCGATCAAGGAATATCCGCCCTATTCGGGAGCAGGAATGATCGACGGACTTCTTCGGATACCGGCTGAGCTGATTGTCACGCAATCGTTCTCGCTCGCGGATCGGGCGCCGGTGTTGTCGCTGGTCAAGAAGGTCGAGCGTCAAATCGGCGCCTCCGATGAGGCGGGAACGGAAGTCGAGGAAGCGATAGCGACTGCTCGAAACGAGCTTCTGACGAACCGGACAGTGCTTGGTGAGCATCATTTAACCGTCCAATGTCTGGGTCGCTCGCTTAGGGAGCTCGATCGCTGTTTGGAGGCGGCGAACGAAGAATTGCAGAGCATGGGTACGATCGTCGTTCGCGAGGACATGAATGCAGAACCCTGCTTCTGGGCGCAGCTCCCAGGCAATTTCGGCTATATCGCGCGGAGGGCGCTGATCTCGTCCCGGAATTTCTGCGGGTTCGCGAGCCTGCACAATTTCGCGGTCGGGAAGGCGGACGGAAATCGTTGGGGTCCGGCGATCGCGATTTTGGAGACGACGAGTCAAACGCCGTACTACTTCAATTTTCATAGGCGACAGGTCGGGTCGTTCACCGTCGTAGGTCCTACGGGCTCGGGTAAAACCGTCGCACTCGGGTTTTTGCTGTGCGAGGCGATGCGTATCTCGCCTCGCCCGCGCGTGGCGTTCTTCGATAAGGATCGGGGCGCAGACCCGCTCATTCGTGCATTGGGCGGCCGATATGAAGCGCTGATCCCAGGGCGTCCAACGGGGTTCAATCCGCTGCACGTGCCAGATACACCCGTGGATCGGGCCTTCCTAAACGCGCTCCTACAATTTCTTGTGAGGCCGCGCGACGGGGGCGATTTGAGCGCCGAACAGCAAAAGATCGTAGAAAGCGCGGTCGAACAGGTTTTTGAGATCCCGGTTCGTGAGCGGCGGTTCGATGAAGTGCCTGACCTGCTCCGGGGTCGCGAGCGGGCGAGCCACGATGATCTGGCCTCGCGATTTCAGGTGTGGCTCAAGAGCCGAGGGTGGCTTTTCAACAACGCCACTGATGTCTGGGACGCCTCGAACGGCATATTCGGATTCGATATGACGCTCGTACTCGAGGACGCGGACATAAGGACGGCGGCTCTCGCTTACATCTTTCACCGGATAGAGTCGCTGATGGACGGAACGCCTCTCATCATGGTCATCGACGAAGGGTGGAAAATTCTGGACGATCCGAAATTCGCGACGTTTTTGAACGATAAACTCAAAACAATCCGAAAGCTGAACGGCATTATCGGCTTTGGAACGCAGTCGGCGCGAGACATTGTAACGGCGGAGAAGGGACACACTCTGCTCGAACAAACGCCGACGAACCTATTTTTTCCCAACCCGAGAGCCGATGAAGAAAGTCATCGGGTTCGGTTTGGCCTCTCCCACCAGGAATTTAAGTGGGTGAAGGACACATCTCCCGAGTCCCGCCAGTTCCTCATTAAGCACGACCACGATTCTGTGATTGCAAAGCTCGATCTGTCTTCGATGCAGGATTTCGTGAAAGTGCTGTCCGGGAACGTCGAGACCGTCGCGGAATGCGAGGAATTGAGAGAACGGCTCGGGGATGCGCCCGAGAAATGGCTTCCTGTGTTCTGCGGTTGGGAGAAGGAGAGTCGCCATGCGCGGTAA
- a CDS encoding TrbC/VirB2 family protein, whose product MKNRKATAVALLAVVLACATVDVAASQQFQPINNAVNSVLQFLTGTFATTSATLAVAAVGFLALTSRIPWFWAFAVVVGVALIFGSSQIVSTLQGGLGG is encoded by the coding sequence ATGAAAAATAGAAAAGCGACGGCTGTCGCTCTTTTGGCGGTCGTCCTCGCTTGCGCTACCGTCGATGTTGCAGCGTCTCAGCAATTTCAGCCAATTAACAACGCCGTCAACTCCGTTCTGCAATTTCTGACTGGGACATTCGCTACCACGTCGGCGACGCTGGCTGTGGCGGCTGTTGGCTTCCTCGCGTTGACGTCGCGTATTCCGTGGTTTTGGGCGTTCGCCGTGGTTGTCGGCGTGGCGCTCATTTTCGGATCGTCTCAGATCGTGTCGACGCTCCAGGGCGGCCTCGGCGGCTGA
- the virB10 gene encoding type IV secretion system protein VirB10 has translation MPNDDFELEGRLAETVTRRGANPNLMVGAAALGAAALFLGVVAYTSNAKKPKKPPESAEVFNTAKMEPGISFDKPAPKEENKLTLPPATPVAAPVSQGPVIVPADQAVVDDSAAREAAELEKRRKEEEARRLARLRSPMLIVDQKDASAAAAEGGTVRVQAQDEEKDENRRFQQNVAGQEVEVARARKNHRIDALVPQGTFIRASLETAIQSDLPGMVRAITSEDVYSFDGRRVLLPKGTMLTGEYRSAIARGQTRVFIVWTRVLRADGVSLMLGSNGADDLGRAGMAGEVDNHYFERFGSATLLTVVGGAAQMAGSIGQYMNLNNQGQGYVLDPITGQLTALYNQNAQMLQYGAQIGGQTIARTLTQLAQEALKDSIGIKPTIYIDQGAKVIVFVKRDLDFSGLYQDPVKEALYELQHPNRDKGRRPGVAVGDAAALPAPGGGAYPRMVTKP, from the coding sequence ATGCCGAACGATGATTTCGAGCTCGAAGGCCGGCTTGCGGAAACAGTCACGCGGCGCGGGGCAAATCCGAATTTGATGGTAGGGGCGGCGGCCTTGGGAGCCGCTGCGCTTTTCCTCGGGGTAGTTGCTTACACTTCGAATGCGAAAAAGCCGAAGAAGCCGCCCGAGTCGGCGGAGGTATTTAACACGGCGAAGATGGAACCGGGTATCAGCTTCGATAAGCCCGCGCCGAAAGAGGAAAACAAGCTCACGCTGCCACCGGCAACACCCGTGGCTGCCCCTGTCTCCCAGGGGCCGGTAATCGTCCCAGCGGACCAGGCGGTGGTTGACGACTCAGCGGCGCGTGAAGCGGCAGAACTCGAGAAGCGTCGTAAGGAGGAAGAAGCGAGAAGGCTGGCGCGTTTGCGATCGCCGATGCTCATTGTGGATCAAAAGGACGCTTCGGCGGCGGCCGCCGAAGGCGGCACTGTGAGAGTCCAGGCGCAGGACGAAGAAAAAGACGAAAATCGACGGTTTCAGCAAAACGTCGCCGGTCAAGAGGTCGAAGTCGCGCGGGCGCGTAAGAACCATCGTATTGATGCGCTGGTGCCGCAAGGGACGTTTATTCGGGCGTCTCTGGAAACGGCCATCCAAAGCGATTTGCCCGGCATGGTTCGCGCGATCACGAGCGAGGACGTGTATTCCTTTGACGGCCGGCGTGTGCTGCTCCCGAAGGGGACGATGCTGACGGGCGAATATCGGTCGGCAATCGCGCGAGGGCAAACGCGCGTCTTCATCGTGTGGACACGCGTTCTCCGGGCGGATGGGGTTTCGCTCATGCTCGGATCGAACGGCGCGGATGATCTGGGACGTGCCGGGATGGCGGGCGAGGTCGACAATCATTACTTCGAACGCTTCGGGTCAGCGACGCTTCTGACCGTCGTGGGTGGTGCCGCCCAAATGGCGGGCTCAATCGGCCAATACATGAACTTGAACAATCAGGGTCAGGGTTATGTGCTTGATCCCATCACCGGGCAACTAACGGCGCTCTACAATCAAAATGCTCAAATGCTTCAATATGGCGCGCAAATCGGCGGGCAAACGATAGCGCGGACCCTCACGCAACTGGCGCAAGAGGCGCTTAAAGACTCGATCGGGATTAAGCCGACGATCTACATAGATCAGGGCGCTAAGGTCATCGTGTTCGTGAAGCGAGACTTGGATTTTTCGGGTCTGTATCAGGACCCTGTGAAAGAGGCGCTCTATGAATTACAACATCCCAATCGGGACAAAGGACGACGCCCGGGAGTCGCTGTGGGTGACGCTGCCGCGCTACCTGCGCCAGGCGGCGGAGCCTATCCGCGAATGGTTACAAAACCCTGA
- a CDS encoding TrbG/VirB9 family P-type conjugative transfer protein: MKKSARFAVAVCAMAVASSAMAERAPRPVPADYRIRTVPFEKDNVVMLYGTMGVSTMIVFGEDERIATVAMGDTLAWQAVPDQSKRFLFLKPLDRDAATNMNVVTNKRIYNFVLKPGTIGGEKAVYKLRFTYPDEETSARLLNQAREMAAWPNLKGLTWENMNLDYVYKGREITKPANVFDDSVKTFFYFEGDVPAIFQVNSDMTETLVNYRREGRWIVVDKVAGQWTLRHGDESTCVFNLRGRKEEMPRVDVTDVQPTLQAQHAPTENVFERVLSTFAAAQQ, encoded by the coding sequence GTGAAAAAAAGTGCGAGATTTGCGGTGGCAGTTTGCGCAATGGCCGTAGCGTCTTCGGCGATGGCGGAACGGGCGCCGCGCCCAGTGCCGGCGGACTACAGGATTCGGACCGTGCCGTTCGAGAAAGATAACGTCGTCATGCTTTACGGCACCATGGGCGTCTCGACGATGATCGTTTTCGGTGAGGATGAACGAATTGCAACGGTGGCGATGGGCGATACGCTGGCATGGCAGGCGGTGCCCGACCAGTCCAAACGCTTTTTGTTCCTCAAGCCGCTAGATCGGGATGCGGCGACGAACATGAACGTCGTCACGAACAAAAGGATTTATAACTTCGTCCTTAAGCCCGGAACGATCGGGGGCGAGAAGGCGGTTTACAAACTGCGTTTCACCTATCCCGATGAAGAGACCAGCGCTCGCCTTCTCAATCAAGCAAGGGAGATGGCGGCGTGGCCGAATTTGAAGGGACTGACGTGGGAGAATATGAATCTCGACTACGTCTACAAAGGCAGAGAGATTACCAAGCCCGCAAACGTCTTCGACGACAGCGTGAAAACCTTCTTCTATTTCGAGGGTGACGTACCGGCGATCTTTCAAGTCAACTCAGACATGACCGAAACGCTCGTAAATTACCGTCGCGAAGGAAGGTGGATCGTGGTGGATAAGGTCGCGGGGCAATGGACCTTGCGACATGGCGATGAATCCACCTGCGTGTTCAATTTGCGAGGTCGCAAAGAGGAAATGCCGCGCGTCGATGTGACGGACGTTCAACCGACGCTGCAAGCGCAACACGCGCCAACCGAAAATGTCTTCGAGCGGGTGCTTTCGACGTTCGCCGCCGCGCAACAATAA
- a CDS encoding type IV secretion system protein VirB3: MQLEEDTPPHLDPLVGGLTRPPMMLGVPFNLFVIEVCVIVMIMINARNLLVFLLLIPIHGAAYALTVRDPRFLDVAIVKFSKCPVTRNHTFWGGDSYSP; encoded by the coding sequence ATGCAACTGGAGGAAGACACCCCTCCGCATCTCGATCCATTGGTGGGCGGCCTGACGAGGCCGCCCATGATGCTCGGCGTGCCGTTCAACCTGTTCGTCATCGAAGTTTGCGTGATCGTGATGATAATGATTAACGCCAGGAATTTGTTGGTATTCTTGTTGTTGATCCCAATTCACGGCGCGGCTTACGCGTTGACGGTCCGAGACCCGCGTTTTCTGGACGTGGCGATCGTCAAATTCAGCAAATGTCCCGTCACGCGAAATCACACGTTTTGGGGCGGCGATTCCTATAGCCCATAA
- the virB11 gene encoding P-type DNA transfer ATPase VirB11, which translates to MNYNIPIGTKDDARESLWVTLPRYLRQAAEPIREWLQNPDVVEICVNRPGEVWVEALGVPHMQRFEVEALTQDVVRRIAEHVAGNTNQSVNETTPLLSAAMPHGERFQGVLTPATPHGGGFSIRKQVISDLTLENYETLGGFDDVRVRGAENGEKGFLSEEEKELSALLKVNTPAGMRKALAFAVKNHFTAIISGGTSSGKTTFLNALLKEIPETERVISIEDTAELKPPQPNWLSLIASKGGQGLANVTVQSLLEASLRLRPDRLFVGEIRGAEAYTFLQAVNTGHPGSLTTLHANSTEGAFERLALATLEAGRGLSKAEIDRYARFVVPVVVQLRRRPRRGVAEIYFNRFA; encoded by the coding sequence ATGAATTACAACATCCCAATCGGGACAAAGGACGACGCCCGGGAGTCGCTGTGGGTGACGCTGCCGCGCTACCTGCGCCAGGCGGCGGAGCCTATCCGCGAATGGTTACAAAACCCTGATGTCGTCGAGATATGCGTCAATAGACCGGGCGAGGTTTGGGTTGAGGCGCTTGGCGTGCCGCATATGCAACGCTTTGAGGTTGAAGCGCTAACGCAAGATGTTGTTCGCCGGATAGCTGAGCATGTGGCGGGCAACACAAACCAAAGCGTAAATGAGACGACGCCTTTGTTGTCGGCCGCGATGCCACATGGCGAACGGTTTCAAGGCGTACTGACTCCAGCGACGCCCCATGGGGGCGGATTCTCAATTCGCAAGCAGGTCATCTCTGATTTGACGCTTGAGAATTATGAGACGCTCGGGGGCTTCGATGATGTGCGAGTTCGGGGCGCGGAGAACGGCGAGAAAGGCTTCCTCTCTGAGGAAGAGAAAGAGCTGTCGGCGTTATTGAAGGTCAATACGCCAGCGGGAATGAGGAAGGCGCTCGCATTCGCGGTGAAAAACCATTTCACGGCGATTATCTCGGGGGGAACGTCGTCTGGAAAGACCACGTTCCTGAACGCTCTGCTCAAGGAAATCCCTGAGACGGAGCGCGTCATTTCGATAGAGGACACGGCCGAGCTGAAACCGCCGCAACCGAACTGGCTATCGCTGATCGCGTCCAAGGGCGGGCAGGGCCTCGCGAATGTGACGGTTCAAAGCCTGCTCGAAGCGAGTCTCCGGCTGCGGCCGGATCGACTGTTCGTCGGGGAGATTCGCGGCGCCGAAGCCTATACCTTCCTGCAAGCGGTCAACACGGGTCATCCAGGCTCATTGACGACGCTTCATGCGAATAGCACGGAAGGCGCATTCGAACGGTTGGCGCTTGCGACATTAGAAGCGGGGCGTGGGCTGTCGAAGGCTGAAATCGACCGATACGCTCGCTTCGTCGTTCCGGTCGTCGTGCAATTGCGCCGAAGGCCGCGACGCGGCGTGGCGGAAATCTACTTTAATCGCTTCGCTTAA
- a CDS encoding type IV secretion system protein has protein sequence MNDIIGKFFAAIDTQALTVVQSLYEALATALEPIFFLGLTVYIAMWGYQMMFGRAPLHAWTILWNVARAMLIYTLAFKWAEYSAIVSDVLTKAPDSFATVVCNAMGGTNCGSPEASVSNGLTTLWMAALDAAKKIMAGGGTFSSVGLAIVAGLLLVVTLVFLAIACSLVLLGKLALFVVLGLAPFFVAMALFDASSFLFNGWMREAIKHALVPVIVYGMVGFFIKLGQNAINNLSTITDFTSAMTVVAPFVLLMFIGWFVLPQSIAIAASIVGGHALRDPLTPMVQGRMVSAGERGWNGFTGGLAAARNVLALRLANARAAGMSQGTNTMFDGGSGGANAVGRQIQAALRNVRR, from the coding sequence ATGAACGACATCATTGGGAAATTCTTCGCCGCGATTGATACGCAGGCGTTGACCGTAGTGCAGTCGCTCTATGAAGCGTTGGCGACAGCCCTCGAACCGATATTCTTTCTGGGGCTGACTGTCTACATAGCGATGTGGGGCTATCAGATGATGTTCGGGCGTGCGCCGCTGCACGCCTGGACGATCCTATGGAATGTTGCGAGAGCGATGCTGATCTATACGCTCGCGTTCAAATGGGCGGAATATTCGGCAATCGTATCCGACGTCTTGACGAAGGCGCCCGACTCGTTCGCGACGGTTGTGTGCAACGCCATGGGTGGAACGAATTGCGGTTCGCCGGAAGCGTCGGTCTCAAACGGGCTTACAACGCTCTGGATGGCAGCTCTCGACGCCGCGAAGAAGATCATGGCGGGAGGCGGAACGTTCTCGTCGGTCGGGTTGGCCATTGTGGCGGGTCTTCTTTTGGTGGTGACGCTCGTTTTTCTGGCGATAGCATGCTCGCTGGTGTTGCTCGGCAAATTGGCGCTGTTTGTGGTACTTGGACTTGCGCCGTTCTTCGTGGCGATGGCGCTTTTTGATGCTTCGTCCTTCTTGTTTAATGGGTGGATGAGGGAGGCGATAAAGCACGCCCTCGTGCCAGTTATCGTTTACGGAATGGTCGGCTTTTTCATTAAGCTCGGCCAGAACGCCATCAACAATCTCTCGACGATTACCGATTTTACGAGCGCGATGACGGTGGTAGCGCCCTTCGTGCTCCTCATGTTCATCGGCTGGTTCGTCCTGCCCCAATCAATCGCAATTGCCGCCTCGATCGTGGGTGGACACGCGTTGCGCGATCCCCTGACGCCGATGGTGCAAGGCCGGATGGTGAGCGCGGGCGAGCGTGGTTGGAATGGCTTTACGGGCGGGTTGGCGGCTGCAAGGAACGTCTTGGCGCTGCGCTTGGCGAATGCGAGAGCCGCAGGCATGTCTCAAGGCACGAATACGATGTTCGACGGCGGGAGCGGTGGCGCGAACGCGGTAGGTCGTCAAATTCAGGCGGCGTTGCGCAACGTGAGGCGCTAG